In Herpetosiphon gulosus, the DNA window CTTAGCAGGTTTGGCTTGACGCGCCTCGGCGAGAGCAATCAGCACTTTTGGCGGTAATATCCAGCTCACTTGACCATGCTCGCCTTGCACTTCAACCCGACAAACTGTGCCTTTTTTGAAAATCAGATTTGTGCCATAGCCTGCCAGATGCGCCACATACTCGCTGAGATTTGGCTGGTGGCCGACGATCATCACCTCCTGCCACTCAGGGTTGAGGCATTCGGTCAGCAAATGGCTGTTGGCTCCGTCAGGTTGTAATTGTTCTTTGAGCACTGGTGGGGCAGCGCCAAGCGTTTCGGCAATAATCAAGGCAGTTTCGGCAGCGCGTGGGTACGGGCTACTCAAAATAATCTCGGGCTTAATTTCCAATAAGCGTAGCGCCTGAGCACATTGGCGAATCCGCTTACGCCCACGCTCAGTCAAGCGCCGATCCTGATCAAGCCCAGTTTCGGCCCAATCTTCGGCGATTCCATGGCGCACAAAATAGAGAATCATGGCACACTCCCGCAAACAACCAATTAAGCATATTGTTATTATGCCCGATTAACGCACAACAGGGATCACACATGCATGTGATCCCTGTTGAAAGAAAAGAGGTTTAGCGTGGCATAATCAAGCCATAATTGCCATCGTTACGGCGATAGACGACTTGAATTTTTTCGGTTTCAGCATCGCGGAACACAAAGAACGAGTGGCCGAGCAACTCCATTTGTTCGATCGCTTCATCGCTAAACATGGGCCGTAGGGTTACTTCCTTGGCGCGAATGATTTGACGTTCTTCGGATTGTTCGGCATCTTCGGGCAAGGCTGGCAGCGGAGCGGCAATAATTTCGCCAGCGGTGCGGCGCAATTTGCCACGGCGATAATGTTTTTCCTTGAAGCGCCGAATTTGGCGTTGCAAATTATCGTGAACTGCTTCGACCGCAGCATACAATTCGCGATCGCGTTCTTCGGCCCGTAGAATGATCCCATGATCGGCCAACAGTGTTGCTTGAACAGTATATGTTTCGCCGCTACCACGGAGCGTTTCAAAACGGCATTCCACTTTCCAATCGTTAATTCCGTCGAGGTAGCGTTCTAATTTGCCTAATTTTTCTTGAATAAATGCTTTTTGCGCATCGTGTAGCTTAATATTACGGCTCTTAATGTTCCATTCCACGGTACGCCTCCTTACAAAAACCTAAAATGCACCAGCTTCCTACCCAAGCAAGGTAAGAAGCTGGCAATGGGCTGCTCCTAGTGGAACGTTATTCAATTGGATGCTGCGATCTTGCATAAATCCTCAACCCGCATCAAAGCC includes these proteins:
- the sixA gene encoding phosphohistidine phosphatase SixA is translated as MILYFVRHGIAEDWAETGLDQDRRLTERGRKRIRQCAQALRLLEIKPEIILSSPYPRAAETALIIAETLGAAPPVLKEQLQPDGANSHLLTECLNPEWQEVMIVGHQPNLSEYVAHLAGYGTNLIFKKGTVCRVEVQGEHGQVSWILPPKVLIALAEARQAKPAKH
- the raiA gene encoding ribosome-associated translation inhibitor RaiA; protein product: MEWNIKSRNIKLHDAQKAFIQEKLGKLERYLDGINDWKVECRFETLRGSGETYTVQATLLADHGIILRAEERDRELYAAVEAVHDNLQRQIRRFKEKHYRRGKLRRTAGEIIAAPLPALPEDAEQSEERQIIRAKEVTLRPMFSDEAIEQMELLGHSFFVFRDAETEKIQVVYRRNDGNYGLIMPR